The following proteins are co-located in the Pomacea canaliculata isolate SZHN2017 linkage group LG10, ASM307304v1, whole genome shotgun sequence genome:
- the LOC112573955 gene encoding methyltransferase-like protein 24 has protein sequence MPRKMTLFILVCTVAFFISWFLYMHKHVIPKVLTCPSSLRPSLPTNEIIRNMKDAELEELYYTYVENEDVLCTNRIRLGKPEDGGWDVCDDIEHRPQSPCLVYSFGINRDFSFDDAVSDKYRCEVHSFDPSMGQNDHKHSDRVFFHNLGISDQDFVNSINWTMRTLTSIKKQLHHTKINILKMDIEQDEFKALPNIIASDELKDVDQLLFEIHYNSRDEQATIIDFMARGLELLRDLRNLGFYVFHSHPNEHNYFKSKISGRRRTTCHELYMLNVNRNRK, from the exons ATGCCAAGGAAAATGACCTTATTTATATTGGTGTGCACTGTCGCATTCTTCATTTCCTGGTTTCTGTATATGCACAAGCACGTCATCCCAAAG GTATTGACGTGCCCTTCATCTTTACGTCCTTCTCTTCCCACCAACGAGATCATTAGGAACATGAAAGACGCTGAATTGGAGGAACTGTACTACAC CTACGTGGAAAACGAAGACGTGTTATGCACCAACAGGATTCGTCTGGGTAAGCCTGAAGATGGCGGTTGGGATGTCTGTGACGACATAGAGCACCGTCCCCAATCACCATGTTTGGTGTATTCGTTTGG GATCAACCGCGACTTCAGTTTTGACGATGCGGTCAGCGATAAATACCGGTGCGAGGTTCACTCTTTCGACCCgag CATGGGACAAAATGATCACAAGCACTCAGACCGGGTGTTTTTCCATAATCTTGGGATAAGCGACCAAGACTTTGTCAACAGCATAAACTGGACAATGAGAACCCTGACGTCTATCAAGAAGCAGCTACACCACACTAAG ATCAATATCCTCAAAATGGACATCGAGCAAGACGAGTTTAAGGCCCTGCCGAACATCATTGCATCAGACGAGCTGAAGGATGTCGATCAGCTGCTCTTTGAAATCCACTACAATTCTCGCGATGAGCAGGCGACGATCATAGACTTCATGGCGCGAGGTCTGGAACTGCTCCGTGACCTGCGGAACCTTGGCTTCTATGTTTTTCACTCTCACCCGAACGAACATAATTATTTCAAGAGTAAGATATCTGGACGTCGACGTACGACCTGTCACGAACTGTACATGCTGAATGTTAATCGAAACAGAAAGTAG